GATATCTTATCGGGGGGAAGCTTTGACCGCATTATGTGCAGCTGCGGATTTTATGAAGATACTGAGTCTATTAATTCCCTGCCGGGGAAAATAGGGCTTTTTATACGCCACTCCCAAGCCGAATTTTTTGATGTAGGAAAATATTTAATGATTGGCTCTTTCGTAGCCTCTGCCTTTCAAATCATGGGTACGAATCTGTTTATCTCAATGGAAAGCGGTACTGGATTGGCAATCTCTATTATAATTATGATGGCAATGGCATTTGTTCTTTCTTTATGCTCCTCATCGGATGCAATTGTCGCCCGAAGCTTTGCCCGGCAGTTTCCCATGGGAGCCGTTATGGCCTTTCTTATATTCGGGCCGATGATGGACATAAAAAATATAATGATGCTCTCTTCCGGATTTTCAAAGAGTTTTATTTTAAAATTACTTTTTACGGCATTTACCGTATGCTTTTTGGTTGTTTTCCTGCTGTATGGAATGGGAGGAGTTTAAATGGAAATTAAATTAAGAGCATTTAATCCTCAAATTTTTCTAGAAATCTTATGTTACAGTATTTTCGGCGGGCTAATGATTTATCTCGTTAAAAGCGGAAAATACCTTAACTATGTTACGCCTAAAATGGCTCCTTATCTTTATTTTTCAGCTTTCATTATGGCAATATGGTCATTTTCAAGCATTAGACGGCTGTTTCTTACTAAATATAAAATAAGGTCTATGCACTGTATGGTACTTGCTATTCCGGCATTGCTGATACTCCTCCCCCATCAGGCCTTGGGCGCATCGGACTTTTTGGGAAATTATATCAGTGTAGCTTCTTTTTTAAGTAATCAGGGAGAAAATATATTCAAAAAAGTGGAATTATTGGGAAATACCCTATCAAGCACACAGCCCGATATTTATGAAAATGAACCCTCCGGCGCTCTTCCCGGTCTGGACCCGGAAAATAAAAGAATCACCTTATCCGATGATAACTTTTTCCTGTGGATGAATGTATTATACGCGGATATGAAAACCTATGAGGGATATACCTTAATTACAACAGGTTTTATATACAAAGACCCTAAAATCGTAAAAGAAAATGAATTCGTACCTGCCCGCCTTGCAATGACTTGCTGTGTCGCAGATTTAGTCCCTATGGGGCTGATTTGCCGATATAACAAGGCATCTGAGCTTAACCCAGAGGAATGGGTTACTGTCGAAGGGATTATTTTTACCGGAACTTATGAGTTTGGCGGCAAAATATATGAAGAACCTCAGCTAGAGGTCATTCGTATTACCCCCGCAAAGCCTTTGGAAGGATATGTCTATCCCTATTGATATTAAAGGTTTTATAAATTCTAAAATCATAAAAACTACTTGAGCTTTATTCCACTTTTGACATTTAAAAATTAATATTTCCCTGGCTGCATACAAAAATATAAAAAATATAAGGCAAAAACGGTTAAGCCCATTGGTTTATCGTAAGAATTGTAGAGATTTAAGTGATATTATTATGGCCATCGACACAAATAAATCCTTTAATATGCCAGGGCTTCACTGCTCTAACGTGGTTATTTCGAACGACAGCTCCTATTTTTGTCTGCTTGTAAAGAATCTCAGTATGCAGATGATAAATCCTTTTACTGTAGGAGCAGGATATAATGAAGTAAATATGACACTGCAAGACGGCACAATACACGACCCTGAGGCTGGAGCGGTTTCCAGCAAACGTGTATTTCATCCCTTAAAACATGGCAGAAACTTATTTATGAAGGAAAAAGTCTGAATAATATCCCTATCCTAAAAAAGAGGTGGTGTGAAAAATTTTGTACCACCTCTTTTTATTGTTATGATAGGCCTTATTATATTTCTTGGCTATACAGCCTTGCAAATCCTTTCTCGCAAGTACAGAATAAGCCAAAAATAACTTTCTTCAAATCAAGCTATGCGGCCGCCCAGTTTCCAGCCAATGGATTTTTCACGCATACGGATAAAATCGGCATATAAACCGCCTGCCTGCATAAGCTCCCGATGGGTTCCCCGCTGGGTTATCTTACCTTGATCCAGTACAAGAATTTGGTCGGCATTCTGGACAGTTTTCAAGCGGTGGGCAATCATAATAATAGTTTTGCCATAAGTAAGTTCGGCAATTGCTTCCTGAAGCAAAGCCTCGTTTTCCGGGTCCACATTGGCGGTGGCCTCGTCAAGGATTATGATGGGCGCATCCTTTAAGAGGGCACGGGCAATGGAAATACGCTGTTTTTCACCTCCGGAAATAGTAGCGCCGCCTTCACCGATTATCGTATCGTAGCCCTCGGGCAAAGCACTGATAAAGTCGTGGCAGCATGCCTTTCTTGCCGCTTCTTCTACCTCTGCCATAGTTGCATTAGGCTTTCCGAACTTGATATTGTTGGCAATGGTATCATTAAAGAGATAAACATTTTGAAATACCATACTGAAATTACTCAGCAGGCTATCCAAGGTATACTCCCGAACATCAATGCCGCCAAGGGTGATACTGCCACTGTCTACGTCCCAAAAGCGAGCCATAAGGCTGGTTAGCGTGGTTTTGCCGCCGCCTGAGGGACCCACGATGGCAGTGGTACTTCCTTCGGGTATCTCAAAGGAAACCTTGTCGATTACCTTTTTATTTTCGTAGCGGAATGTCACCTGCTCCCCTTTTATAGTGCAGGATTTGGGCTTTATGGCTTTTCCGTCTATATCCATCACGGGAGTTTCAAATACCTTATTAATTTTATCCATAGAAAGGTCAAGCACACGCAAAAGTGCGCTGTAATTGCCTGCGGTATCCAGCTGGGCATACACCATAAAGGAGGAAATAACCAGAAGCAAACAATTAATCAGCTCTATAGAACCTCTTACATACAGCAGCACAGAAAGAAAAATCATAGCAATGCCAAAGAGCTTAAGTACAAAGCTCTGCGTACCGGTATAAGGTACAAAGGTTTTTTCAAGCTTAACATTGATTTCCTCATTCTCTTTGATAGCTTGATCAACGGTTTTATTGGCTTCTTGATCGAGGTTATAAGAGCGGACTACCCCAATCCCCTGCACATATTCTAAAACTGATCCTACCAGGCGGGTATCAGATGCTGTTTTTAGAGGTGAAACCTGATGGGATTTTTTCTGCATGAGGGCATTGATACCGAAAAATGCAGAAATTCCTACAAGGAGAAGAAGCCCAATACGCCAATCATAAAGCAGAATAACAAAAGTGAACATGGCAGTGGTCAAAAGTCCTTGGGTAGTGAGCATAATCACTCTTGTTGCAACATCTTGGAGATTTTCCGCAGTGTTCGTGGTGATGGAAGTAATGTCACCGAGGCTGTTGTCGTTAAAATAGCCCATAGGCATGTATTTGAGCCTTTCGCCAATTTCTACGCGCTTGTTGGTAGCGACCGTATATCCGCCGACGGTCTGCTTCATGGTAAGGCTTCGCCGGGTCAGCATACAGCCTATAACGCTCACCAACATAATACCAAAGGATATCCACACCGTTTGCACGCTTACACGCTCATTCATAAGCGCAGTCAGCACGACGGCAATGGCAGGGATACGCAGCGACTCAAACAAGGCATGAATCAAGGAAAGGCCAAGCGACTGATAAAACAGACGGCGCTGATTACCGCTGAATTGGAAGAACTTTTTGAATATGGCTATCATGCAATCACCTCCTTTGATGTAATTTCCACGCCGTCCTTGGCAGATGTATGAGCCTTCCACATACTCTTATAAAGAGGTGAGGAGGTCAACAAAACGCTGTGAGTGCCTTGGGCCGCAACCTGTCCTTTTTCTATGACAACGATACTGTCGGAATCGGTAATGGTAGAAAGCCTATGAGCAATAACAATGAGAGTTTTACCCTCCACCAGCCTAGATACCGCCGCCTGTATGACCGCCTCGTTTTCCGGGTCGGTATAGGCTGTTGCTTCGTCAAGAATGATAATAGGGGCGTCTTTAAGCATGGCTCGTGCTATGGTAATGCGTTGCCGCTCTCCTCCCGAAAGATGCCCGCCGGCACCGCCGGCACGGGTTTCATAGCCTTTCTCCAGCTGCATAATAAAGTCGTGGCAGCCGCTTTTACGGGCTACCTCTTCCACTTCTTCATCGCTTGCATTAGACTTACCCATGCGGATATTTTCCCGTATGCTTTCGTCGAAAAGATAATTATCCTGTGCCACATAAGCAATCATGCTATTCAGCTGAGCAAGCGGTATTTGACGTATATCGGTTCCGCCGATGGTGATTTGCCCATCGCCTGTGTCCCACAAAGAAGCTATTAGTTTGGCAATGGTGGATTTTCCGCCGCCTGAAGGTCCAACCAACGCCGTCACGCTGCCTGCCGGTATCGAGAGGTTTACCCCTTGAAGCACCGGCTTTTCCTCATAAGCAAAGCTAACATCTTCTAATCGAATGTCATAGCCCTTTACTGTCGCGGGAGCCGTAGGGCGAACAAGGTCGGGCTGGGTTAACACGTCGGTTACTTCGCCCACGATGGTGTGTATTTTACCTACGTCATCTGAATAACTCATCGTTGTAATAAGAGGGCCCATAATGCCCAGTGATAAAATTATAGACACGATAAAGGTTTCAATAGGTAAACTGCCCTTCATATACAGCATAGTTCCGATGGGCAGTACGCTAACCAGAACCGCTGGAAATACCGACATAGCCAGAGAAAAAAAGGGCAAAGTCGAACGCATCCAGTCAATAGCAGAGTAAGCGGCTTCTTTTGCTGCGGTTGTAAATTTTTCATAAGAGGAAGCCGACTGGTTAAAAGCCTTAATGACCTCAATACCGCCGATATATTCCACCGCCACATCATTGAGACGCTTATTTTTAATAACATAATTCTTAAAACGCGCCTCATAGCTACCCATCATGCCCATATAGCATAAAATCCCCAGCGGCAGAGGTATAATCGCCGCCAGTGCCATACGCCAGTCCAAAACAAAAAGATACACCACAGTGACAATGGAAATCAAAATATTGCCTCCCATTTCCGGCACAACATGAGCAAGAGTGGTTTCCATACTGTCTACCCGTTCCACTATGATGTTTTTAAGCCTTCCTGAAGGAGTATCCAGCAGATAGCCCATCGGTAACCGAGTAAGCTTTTGGGTTAGCTTTAAACGCACCTCTGAGAGCACTGCAAAGGTGGATTTATGAGAAAGCGACGTGGAAATACCATGGAACAGATACCGAAGCATCCAAAATCCTGCGGCAAGCAGGCAGTAAAAACCATAAATGCCCATATCGGTTTCTCCCCGAAGCAGTGCAAGTACTATTTGCGCCACTAAAAAATAAGGCACCATGCTGCAGGCTACCCCCAAAGTGGCAAAAATTAACGAGGCAATATACCCGCCTTTGTGGGGGTAAGCAAACTCCCACAGCCACGAAACAACACCTCTTGAATCTTGATTCATTTTGACTCCTCCTTATATAAATTAGATATATTTATTAGCCTAAGTTAACTAACGCCTAAAAATTTTAGGGCTATTTCAGCCCTAAAATGGTATCCCAACCGGCACTATAAAATTTATTTAACGTACGAATATATTCCAACGCTCGTTCCTTAGGCATATCGTGGGCAACAGTCTCAAAAATGCCGTAGTAAAAGGCACTGGAAAGAATATGGTTCATATCGTCGTCAATATTGGGAATATCATGCCCCAAATTACGCAGCGCATTGATAAACCGCCGGGTATGCTCTATTTCTATTTCAAGCAAACTGTCAATGTAATGCTCATATTCCGTACCGGCAGAGCAGCACACCACAAGTTTGAAAGCATCAAAATGGAGGTATACATAGCTGATAAATTCCTCCAAGGCATGGCTTGAGTAGCTGTGCACCTGCTTTTCCTTATAATCGGCAGGGAATGCGTCAAATTTACTCTGTACTGAAAAATACCAATCCCGAAGATAATTCGCCGGCTCTGAAACGA
This is a stretch of genomic DNA from Anaeropeptidivorans aminofermentans. It encodes these proteins:
- a CDS encoding TetR/AcrR family transcriptional regulator → MAGESTQNRILEAGKAEFLQKGYKNASLRSIAREAGVTTGAIYGYYPDKAALFDALVSEPANYLRDWYFSVQSKFDAFPADYKEKQVHSYSSHALEEFISYVYLHFDAFKLVVCCSAGTEYEHYIDSLLEIEIEHTRRFINALRNLGHDIPNIDDDMNHILSSAFYYGIFETVAHDMPKERALEYIRTLNKFYSAGWDTILGLK
- a CDS encoding TIGR03943 family putative permease subunit; translated protein: MEIKLRAFNPQIFLEILCYSIFGGLMIYLVKSGKYLNYVTPKMAPYLYFSAFIMAIWSFSSIRRLFLTKYKIRSMHCMVLAIPALLILLPHQALGASDFLGNYISVASFLSNQGENIFKKVELLGNTLSSTQPDIYENEPSGALPGLDPENKRITLSDDNFFLWMNVLYADMKTYEGYTLITTGFIYKDPKIVKENEFVPARLAMTCCVADLVPMGLICRYNKASELNPEEWVTVEGIIFTGTYEFGGKIYEEPQLEVIRITPAKPLEGYVYPY
- a CDS encoding ABC transporter ATP-binding protein, encoding MIAIFKKFFQFSGNQRRLFYQSLGLSLIHALFESLRIPAIAVVLTALMNERVSVQTVWISFGIMLVSVIGCMLTRRSLTMKQTVGGYTVATNKRVEIGERLKYMPMGYFNDNSLGDITSITTNTAENLQDVATRVIMLTTQGLLTTAMFTFVILLYDWRIGLLLLVGISAFFGINALMQKKSHQVSPLKTASDTRLVGSVLEYVQGIGVVRSYNLDQEANKTVDQAIKENEEINVKLEKTFVPYTGTQSFVLKLFGIAMIFLSVLLYVRGSIELINCLLLVISSFMVYAQLDTAGNYSALLRVLDLSMDKINKVFETPVMDIDGKAIKPKSCTIKGEQVTFRYENKKVIDKVSFEIPEGSTTAIVGPSGGGKTTLTSLMARFWDVDSGSITLGGIDVREYTLDSLLSNFSMVFQNVYLFNDTIANNIKFGKPNATMAEVEEAARKACCHDFISALPEGYDTIIGEGGATISGGEKQRISIARALLKDAPIIILDEATANVDPENEALLQEAIAELTYGKTIIMIAHRLKTVQNADQILVLDQGKITQRGTHRELMQAGGLYADFIRMREKSIGWKLGGRIA
- a CDS encoding ABC transporter ATP-binding protein, which encodes MNQDSRGVVSWLWEFAYPHKGGYIASLIFATLGVACSMVPYFLVAQIVLALLRGETDMGIYGFYCLLAAGFWMLRYLFHGISTSLSHKSTFAVLSEVRLKLTQKLTRLPMGYLLDTPSGRLKNIIVERVDSMETTLAHVVPEMGGNILISIVTVVYLFVLDWRMALAAIIPLPLGILCYMGMMGSYEARFKNYVIKNKRLNDVAVEYIGGIEVIKAFNQSASSYEKFTTAAKEAAYSAIDWMRSTLPFFSLAMSVFPAVLVSVLPIGTMLYMKGSLPIETFIVSIILSLGIMGPLITTMSYSDDVGKIHTIVGEVTDVLTQPDLVRPTAPATVKGYDIRLEDVSFAYEEKPVLQGVNLSIPAGSVTALVGPSGGGKSTIAKLIASLWDTGDGQITIGGTDIRQIPLAQLNSMIAYVAQDNYLFDESIRENIRMGKSNASDEEVEEVARKSGCHDFIMQLEKGYETRAGGAGGHLSGGERQRITIARAMLKDAPIIILDEATAYTDPENEAVIQAAVSRLVEGKTLIVIAHRLSTITDSDSIVVIEKGQVAAQGTHSVLLTSSPLYKSMWKAHTSAKDGVEITSKEVIA